Proteins encoded by one window of Leishmania major strain Friedlin complete genome, chromosome 9:
- a CDS encoding putative serine/threonine protein phosphatase has product MSSDLMELSREELISRVLDLQSENNALSRQLRSMANRRGNASSPTRADPRSRTTSGGIGATHSDPSAFTATNPVSVQRNGSLSTASEVPMSAAADRLSGCASGPPSAPSFEISMSVIVIENGAALSVPLSSVLDKTYGRHDLRDADTPVVSSKYLRDTNSLRTQRFSIGSVSAAGGAAADASPSMNLDEEFSDSLSPGRPSSALGRGSALVRGNVSNAGGTVNDTDDEPCPKDPRAGSAGGAAAASSLAQRAGVTHLNLRRDVLFARDLSLDADAIITHQTLRLFNQQFARGANMLSPMSSYGNAVYHYIVKTFAVRNGCEHSPDDVEGFGRTLMNLCEEVKHILLDEPRHGSVTSPCYVFGDLHGNFRDLFYFMDNLISFQDLRYTPHRFVFLGDYVDRGEFSVEVVAYLFSMKVLAPHKVLLLRGNHEDTLVSGDISGYGNTSFRAQCHSTFGAALGEELWHRASAVFAHLPLTANIDGKIYCTHGGIPRYSGGVDDRLDILNSVDFPVMESFFQVPESETPQHRMYRQIGMDTCWADPAENESELDRFGFGSNPRGTGVILFGSKAVDDFLDHFHFEYIFRAHQEKSDGLKLSKSARVFTIFSTSAYVGHQNGAGVVLVAEGKIRLIVKTADTYEEEDYAAEVEDVHQR; this is encoded by the coding sequence ATGTCCAGCGACTTGATGGAGCTCTCCCGCGAGGAGCTCATCAGCCGCGTGCTCGACCTCCAGTCCGAGAACAACGCACTGAGCCGGCAACTGCGCAGCATGGCGAACAGACGCGGCAACGCTTCATCGCCCACGCGCGCCGATCCCCGTAGTAGAACCACCAGCGGTGGCATCGGCGCGACGCACAGCGATCCCTCCGCGTTCACCGCCACCAACCCGGTCTCCGTGCAACGTAACGGCAGCCTCTCCACAGCCTCTGAGGTCCCCAtgtcagcagcggcggatCGGCTGAGCGGGTGCGCGAGTgggccgccgtcggcgccgagCTTCGAGATATCCATGTCAGTGATCGTCATCGAGAACGGCGCCGCGCTCTCGGTGCCGCTCTCCTCGGTGCTCGACAAGACGTACGGCCGCCACGATCTGCGCGACGCCGACACGCCTGTGGTCTCGTCCAAGTACCTGCGAGATACCAACTCGTTGCGGACGCAGCGCTTCTCCATCGGCAGCGTCagtgccgccggtggcgctgcggcggatgCGTCTCCCAGCATGAACCTAGACGAGGAATTTTCGGACAGCCTCAGCCCGGGGCGGCCGAGCTCTGCTCTCGGACGCGGCAGTGCGCTTGTGCGTGGAAACGTCTCCAACGCCGGCGGCACTGTTAACGACACGGACGATGAGCCGTGCCCGAAGGACCCTCGCGCCGGCTCagccggtggcgccgccgccgcctccagcctcgcgcagcgcgctggAGTGACGCACCTGAATCTTCGCCGAGACGTCCTCTTCGCGCGTGACCTTTCACTGGACGCCGACGCCATCATCACTCATCAGACGCTACGGCTTTTCAACCAGCAATTCGCGCGGGGCGCGAACATGTTGTCGCCCATGTCCTCATACGGCAACGCGGTGTACCACTACATCGTAAAGACTTTCGCGGTGCGCAACGGCTGCGAGCACTCGCCAGACGATGTAGAGGGCTTCGGCCGCACGCTTATGAACCTCTGCGAGGAGGTCAAGCACATACTACTAGATGAACCGCGGCACGGGTCCGTCACGTCGCCGTGCTACGTCTTTGGCGACCTGCACGGCAACTTCCGCGACCTCTTCTACTTCATGGACAACCTCATTAGCTTCCAGGACCTGCGCTACACCCCGCATCGCTTCGTCTTCCTCGGTGACTACGTTGACCGTGGCGAGTTCAGCGTTGAAGTGGTAGCCTACCTGTTCTCGATGAAGGTGCTCGCCCCGCACaaggtgctgctgttgcgcgGCAACCACGAAGACACCCTCGTGAGCGGCGACATATCCGGCTACGGCAACACGAGTTTCCGTGCCCAGTGCCACAGCACCttcggcgccgccctcggtGAGGAATTGTGGCACCGCGCGAGTGCGGTCTTTGCCCAtctgccgctgacggcgaaCATCGACGGCAAGATCTACTGCACGCACGGCGGCATTCCGCGCtacagcggcggtgtcgacgaCCGGCTCGACATTTTGAACAGCGTCGACTTCCCGGTGATGGAGTCGTTCTTCCAGGTGCCGGAGAGCGAAacaccgcagcaccgcatGTACCGCCAGATCGGGATGGATACTTGCTGGGCCGACCCGGCCGAGAACGAGAGTGAGCTCGATAGGTTCGGATTCGGCTCGAACCcgcgcggcaccggcgtcaTCCTGTTCGGCTCCAAGGCGGTGGACGACTTCCTCGACCACTTCCACTTTGAGTACATCTTTCGCGCGCATCAAGAGAAGTCCGATGGACTGAAGCTGAGTAAGAGCGCCCGCGTCTTCACGATCTTTAGCACGAGCGCCTACGTGGGCCACCAGAATGGTGCTGGTGTGGTGCTCGTCGCAGAGGGAAAGATCCGCCTCATTGTGAAGACGGCAGACACGTACGAGGAGGAAGACTACGCAGCGGAAGTGGAAGATGTCCATCAGCGCTAA